TCTCCGCTTTGGGGAGTCTGTCTTCTTTCTTATTTCATGTCCAATTTCTTGTTTTGCTCTAAAAATCTTAGAACTTCGGCAAGACGTCTTTTGCGCGTCTCTTCTCTTTTTGCGCTTGTAATCCATCCAATATACTGTTTTCTATATGAGTTGGCTAACTTGTTGAAATTGGCTAAAGCTTTCTGATTTTTAATCAGCGCTTTTTTAATGTATTGGGGGATTACGAGTTCACTCTTGGGCGAAGCCGTTTTGAACCATTCTCCGCTTTTCTTTGCCTCTCTTATTTTGGTTAGCCCTGCTTTCATCATCTTCCCTTCTTTAATCATTTTTCTGACTCTTTTCTTATTCAATTTAGACCATTTGCTCTTATCCTTGCGAGGTGTAAATTTTCGGGCAAACGTCTCATCATCAATTCTCTTTATTATGCTATCTATCCATCCAAAGCACAGCGCTTCTTCAACCGCATCATCATAGGGAATACTCGGCCTGTCAGCATGTTTCTTGTAGAAAATCAACCAAACCCTTTTCTTAGTATCAAGGTTCTTTTCAAGCCACATGCGCCAGTCATACCTATTAGCCACATATAGTTTCTCATTTATCTTCATCAGGTGCACCCCAACCAAATTTAGTATGTCAAATCTTTTTGCTATATTTAAGTGAGCGAGTCTACTCATATCCCGCAATTTTTATGCGTGGTTTGACACTTAAGGAGCTTCTGTGTACAATAAGGCGCATAGTCAATCGGGTTACCTGGTCATGGCTCTCTTGAATACTGGTACGGCGATTGTAGTCATGGCTATTCCAAAGATTATCAGCACGGCGAGTTCGGTAGTTATCATGGAGACGCCAGCTCCAAGCACCATAACTTTTCTTAGAGCTGTGGCTACGTAGGTGAGTGGGAGAGCTTTTGAGATGCTTTGCATGAACCAAGGCATTTGCTGAACGGGGAAGAAGACGCCGCTCAGGAGCATCATTGGGAACATTAAGGCCATCATCACCATCATGGCTGTCTCTTGATCTTTTGCAAAGGATGTTATTACAACACCGAGGCCGACGAAGCTGAAAACCCCTAGTAAGAGGAGCGCGAAGATTAGCAGAATGCTGCCATGGATTGTGACGCCGAACAATACCACGGCTAGGGCAAGTATGATTGTTCCTTGAAGTATACCTCTGGCTGTCTGGGCAAGTGTTTTTCCAAGTATGACTGCAAGTCGGCTGATTGGGGCCACCATCATTCCGTCCAGGGTTCCAACTTCTCTCTCGTGGGAGATTGCTGCTGGGAGCCCGGTCATGACGCTCATCATAACTGTCATGGCCATCAATCCGGGGGCTATGAAGTCAAAGTAGCTGAAGTCTCCTATAACTGCCCCTTCTGTTTGAATGTTGTAGGGTTTTACTATCGCAAGGGAGTTGCTGGCGTTGACTACTGTTTGGTTTAGTCCTTGAACGTTCTGCTGTGCAAGCCCTGTGCCCATCTGTTCAAGTACCTCTTTTAACGCGATCTGCAAGAGCACCGACGTCTGGGGGTTGGTCTGATCGGTTATGATTGTTATGGTTCCCTGTTTCCCTGTCATGAGATTCGAGGTGAAATTGCTGGCGATTACTAGTCCTCCTTCAACTTCTCCATCCTGAATCATACTTCTTACTTCGTCGAGGGTTGAGGCGTTCGTGATTGTCATCATATCTTTGATGCCCTCCATAGTCTTTAGGGCTGCAATGAGGGTTGCGCTTGAGCTAGAGTAATTGCCGTATCCCTCGTCCTCGTTTACAATGGCGACTGATACGTGGCTAATGGATGTGCTTGATGGAAACATGAATCCGGCCATGGTCATCATGAGAACCGGCATGAGCACGAGCATAATTAGCATCATTCTGTTCCTGAACAGCTCCATTAAGTCCTTCCAGGCAATCATGAGACTGTGGGAGGCAAGATTTTTGGCACCCATTTGAATCACCTCACCCTTGACCTAGGCATGTGATGCCTATGTCTTCCCGTTGGGATCTTTCGGTTTGCCTTGTCTCTAACTTCGTGTCCGGTGATGTGGAGGAAGACGTCTTCAAGGGTTGGTTCGAGATTTTTTACTGAGTTTATTTTGCCTTTCTCGGTCCTTATGGCGTCGATTATGCTGTCGAAGGCTTCATCGCCCGTGGCGTGGATTTTGAGGAGGGTGGTGTTGTCTTGGGAGATTGAGTTGACGCATTTTAGGGACTGTATTAACGAGATCATGTTGGTGGTGAGATTCGCAATCTCCAGCTCCAAAACAGTTGTGTCGGCTCCTGAAACAAGTTTCTTCAGATTTGCTGATGTATCAAGTGCGACGATCTTTCCGCTCTCTATGATGCCTATTCGGTCGCAGAGCATGTCAGCTTCAACCATCATGTGTGTTGTTAAAATGATAGTTGTCTTATCTTCTCTGTTTATTTTCTTTATGAACTCTCTGACTTCAACTGAGGATTGGGGATCTAGACCGAGTGTGGGTTCATCTAGTAGAAGTACTTCTGGCATGTTGATTAGAGCTCTGATTACATTCATCCTTTGTCTCATACCTGATGAGAATGTGCCCACCTGAGAATTCTTCCACTTGCTCAGTTGAACGAGCCGTAACAGTTCGTCGATCCGTTTGTTGAGGACTTCTTTGGGGGTGTCGTAGAGTCTTCCGAAGAACCACAGGTTCTCCCTCGCCGTTAACCGGTCGTACATGATTATCTTTTCGGAAACCAAGCCGATGAGCTTTCTCACCTTGTCATCATCCTTCACTATGTCGTAGCGGTTTATTGTGGCTGTGCCTTCTGTAGGTCTCGTTAATGTGGCGAGCATCCTTATTGTGGTGGTTTTGCCAGCCCCGTTGGGGCCAAGGAGACCGAAGATCTCGCCCCTTTTCACTTTGAAAGAGACATGGTCTACAGCAGTTAATCCGTTGAATCTCTTCGTGAGGTTTCTGGTTTCAATCATCACATCGCTTTCCAAGTTAGACACATCCAGACGAATCTATGGTGTAAGGAACGTCTAAGAGTCAGATATAATCTTTTCTTGCCAGCTTTGCGTGCGCGAGATTGTGTTATCACACCACTATAAAAATGGTTCAAACACCGCTGCACACACTCTATCCTCGAAAAGCATTCGACATAATCATACTCATCCGTTGCGAAACTCTGTCAAGTAAGGTTTTCAATGCGTTTAGGGTGTTGCAGCAAAATATACAAATGCTTTTCCTTCGAATATTCCAGCGCCAAATGTTAAATAACCCGAAAGAGAAGAAATTAAGGCATCATCGCAAGTGATTTTGATGATGGAAAAAGTTAGAAACTTTAGGGCACAGATTCAAAGGAACAAGAAAGACATAGCAATAATCATTGTATGGACAATTGTGATATCGTTGATCCTTATCAAAACTCACCAGTTTTTCTATCTGGATAACGAGCAATTTTCCGTTTACAAGATACCTTATCTTCAGTATGCAGGACCGACATTCACTGAATTCGATCGACTGCTTTTGTTAGCCACAAGTTTTCTAGTTGGCATTATTTTGGTTGACATCAAAAACATTGTATATGGTTATTTTGCTTCAATGTTCTTGTCTTCTTTAATAGCGGTCGTTTACGTCTTTATCTATATCTGGTTTACGTTGGGGCTTGTGGAAACTCTTTCCCGTCTTCCTTTTGGCTGGGAATTGGCGCTTTTCTTTGGAATTGCCAATGTTTTCAGATTCATGATTCCAGCAGGCATGTTATTCTGTCTCATAGGTGTATTAACCGGAAACATCATAAGAACAATGTTGAAACCGCAGTAAAAAAACAGAAAACGTAAAAACATATATAGGTCCAGAGAGTCAATATGCAAAACATAAGGAAGGATTGGTAAATGCTAAAGTGGAAAAACACGGCTAAAATAATGATTACAGTTCTAATCCTAAATTTAAGTATTGTAGGAATAGCAATATTACCAACAATGATTGTCACAGCAGACACAGTTCTAGTCACTGATATGCCTGTTGTCTATATAGATCCCCAAAACGCTAATGTGGAACCAGGTGAAAATTTCACTATCAGCGTGAAGATTTTCAATCTAAATGATACCATCTACGAGAGTAATGTAGAATGGGTACCAGGACAGCCATTGCCATCACCTGGCTCACTTCATGATTATACTCTCGGCAACCTTTACGGCTTAGACATCCAGTTGAGCTGGGATCCAACAATCTTGGATTATGCAAGTCACACTGTAAAGGTACCGAATAGCACTAGCAACCCCGACGGTATACTCTATGAGCCAATATTGGATGTTATGGATTATGTTGATTCAAGCGCGGGAACTTACTGGCTTGCTAAATCGTCTCAATCGCCTGCACTAGCGTTCAACTGTCAGGATGCGAACGCGACAGTGTTCACAATGACTTTCAACGTGACGAGACATGGGAAATGTACCCTAGATCTAACTTCAGTTGACCTCGCTGCTGACCCAGCCATGCTGGTAGCTGGCACCATCAATAAGCTTGCAATCCCACACTGGGTGAGAGACGGCCAGTTCCAAAACATATTGGCTACGGGTATCAAAAGCGTGAAAGTTGAAGCTCATGCTAACGATTTATTCTTTGGTCCGCCAGTGATTTCTGGGGAGAATGCCAGGGTTACAGTTGTTATGGAAAACTACGGTAACATTTCAGACACGTACAACCTCACTCTTTACAAAGACACAGACCTTCTTGAGACATGGAATAACGAAACTTTAGAATCGGGTGAAAACAAAACCTTCAGCTACACGATAAACGCAGAAGACCTCAATGTAGGAGACCATGTAATTAAAGCTAAAGCTACGATATTACATGGGAATGAGACATTTACCGATGAGTTGTCCAAGCCATTTACAGTCATTGAAACCCCAGACCTTGTAATTGATGGCCCAACCTCCGCAACAGCCGGAGATTCTATAAGCTTTAGCGCGTCAAGAAGCACTTATAACTATTCTAATGGTCAACTCTCGAACTACACATGGACTTTGACGGGGCCTGACGAAACGGCACCCAGAATCACCAACAAGGAGGAAAATGTGACTTTTACGTTGGACTCGCATTGGTCTGGTGGAAATTGGACTGTTGCGCTTGAAGTGTTAGACATTTATGGAATTAAATACGACGAAACCAGAGCTGCCACATCACCCTATCGAAAAACAGTGGTCCTCGAAGTTGCGGAAGCACCTCCTCCAAGTTTCTTCAACATTGAAAACATCGCGCTAATCGTGATGCTCATTGTCATAATAGCCATTGCAATCGTCTACCTACGCCGACGTTCACGCTAACATATTATTGCCCAAGCCTTTTTTTATCCCACCATTTTTTCTAGGATTTATTCCCAGCTAAATAAACAGCAAAGTCAGGGTAACACTTAAGCACTAAATTTTGACAACAAAATACTTATTGCGCCGCTGATTATTGCGGGTGCAAGGAGAAAGCATCCTATGGGGCCAAGCCAGCCTAGCAGGCTTGGTTGAGAAAGAAAAGTGAAGTAGATGTAGGTGGGAATTGGCACGAGTGTTCCTACTAACAGATTGATTATGCCTCCCTTGCGTATTTTTGATTTCCAGATTGAATAACTTCCGTAAATCAGTATTATCGCTGAAGTAACTGTTAGAATTGTTGCAAAGTATACTGGGAAAAGTAACCGTTCTATTGGAGGGATCGCAGAAACAGCGAGAAAAATAGTAAGTATGTAGAAAGCCATCAATAGCAGATCTACTGCTCCCAACCACCCTAGAAAAGCACTGACCATTTCATAACGTTTCCATTTCACAGGTTGAGGAGTTGGCTCTTCTATGTAACTACTCAAATATGTTACACCTTTCCTCAGCCCATTGAATATTTTCTGTTCTGGAGGGGGATTCGGCTCGTCGCGCTGTTTCCGTTAATTTTAGGATTGCCCCTCATTCTCCTAGTAATTGTCTAGTATAAAATAAAAAAGAGATGCTGGGATTATTTGCTAAGTTTCCTCACGCGCAGTAAGATTACGATGGCAACGATTGCTGCTATGGCAGAGAGTACAGATGCGACGGCTAAGCCTATTGTCAGGCTTGACTGGATGGCGCCAAGTGAGGCTTGGGCTTCTCCCAAAGTACTGTTGATTGTCAAAGTGCTCCCTTTGATATCGGTAACTGTGACATTGATATTATCAAGTCGTGTGATGACTGGCCCTAAAGCAGTGTTGATTGTGGCTAAAATGTCACCTTTGACTTCGGTAAGTAAACCTGAGAGTGTAGCATTGATGGCTGTTAGATTTGCCTTGATTTCTCCGACGTCAGTGATAATGGTTGCAATGTTATCCTCGATTCCCGCTAGTGTAGCGTTCCAGCCACTAAACGTGCTGCTTATCAAGAAGCCGCCAATGCCAGTTCCTTGTTGGGTAAAGTTTAGCTCGAGAATCAGTCTACTTGCATCTACGACAAGCATGTATGCGCCTGGTGGGGCATCAACTGGTATTGGGTATCGTATCAAGTAGACTCCTGTAGTGACGGGGTCGCTAGCTAGCGGATCAATCTCTGTTAGGTTTAGCTGAGTAATGGTTCGGTTGAAGAGTAGAAAGGCTGTGAATGAAGCGTTAACGCGTTTTCCTGAGCTTGATGTTAGTATGTAGAACTCCGCGATTTCTCCTCTGAAATGTATTGTACCTACATCTACAATTACTTGCAGTGGCTGGACGCCTTGGAGTTCTTCTACGGTGACGCTGCCGCTGAGTGCTTCGTTGTTTGTGAGGTCAGTTTCATGTGGAACCTCACTCGTAACAATTTTGACCACATAGTTGCCTTCAGGTGTAAACGCTGTATCCCAATAAAGGCTATATTGTTTGTGGTCGGTGAATGTTGTTGGTTTGATTCCCGGTCTCGAGGCCTCTGCACCACCGAGTTGGAATACCACCTGTGTGGCACTTCCTGCAAGGTTTTCGGTAACTTGAAGCTGAAATTCAAAGTAAAGGTGTTCATTGGTGAAAGTGGCTGAAGGCATAGCAACATTTCCAGAAAAGACTTTTGCAGACGTTGGTAGTGGCTGAGTTGAGTTGACAGATGTCCAGTCCTTGAGCACAGTTATGTTGGCGCCGTCTGCTTGAGGGTTAGGATTATCGCTCTTGAGAACGCGAACCCAGATGGCTGCGTCTACATTTTCTTCAGTAGCATAAAGCATAAAGAAGAAGCTCCAATTTCCATTAGAGAAATCTCCATTAAGTATCAAGGGACTCCCATCCGATTCTTCGAATGTCCAGCCGCCTGTAGTTAAGGGGACTCCGGCAACTAAGCTTGGATTATTAGTGGCGTCGTTTAGTTTGCTGGGGTTAATAGTCCAGTAACCTGTGGCGTCACCTATTCCGATTTTCGTGTAGTCGTTTGCACTGGATGGGCCTTCAATGAACTTGTGGGCACGCGCGTTTATGGGGTTACTGTTGCTGAGGTGGTAGGAAAGATCCCATCGAATAGGCTCGACTTTGCCTTGCAGCGTTTCGTTTTGTCCCGGAAAACCTTTTTCTACTCTTAACTGTTTGATTTCAGCCCATGTTGTCGATGTGGCGTTATAGTAGGCTGTAATATTGAAAAACTCTCTTGAATGTCCCCTATTAGCAATCGTGACGTTTATTGTTACATCTTCTCCTTGCAAAAATTCGCTCGGAGATACCGTGACATCCATTACCTCAACATCACGGCGACTCACAAGATACACGTTCTTTTTCGTCTCTGTACTGATGAGATTTTCAATATCATAGACTTTCAGCTTAACAAGGTAAAATTCACCCATGG
The nucleotide sequence above comes from Candidatus Bathyarchaeota archaeon. Encoded proteins:
- a CDS encoding PKD domain-containing protein; amino-acid sequence: MIKQLMKIFLLSLLSFNIIISGLVISTESCAEAVSSLQEVPVISIDPANITAGVGEQFNISVRVDNVTGFGGLSLTFRWGAEVLDYISHHVTVPVETYPNGVLHEPIFIVTDNVSRAHTLGIYELVVASFSPKSFNGSGTIFNMTFQVLMEGECYFYVQDSDLSDKEAKPIDHETVDGYFYRPGLGEVPIANFTVTPDVLASTPEPDIIANKTATFNASASRDPDGGNIALYIWDFGDGTINRTADPIITHTYPARPSMPFEIFVELSVLDDQGGGSQSKAKRQKLRVIPPNPVADFEFWPGTAPGTVLCPTVGPAVIGNNVRFNASASYDPDPGGLVMNYTWDFNDESPIIVTNDTIVTHSYTSLPMGEFYLVKLKVYDIENLISTETKKNVYLVSRRDVEVMDVTVSPSEFLQGEDVTINVTIANRGHSREFFNITAYYNATSTTWAEIKQLRVEKGFPGQNETLQGKVEPIRWDLSYHLSNSNPINARAHKFIEGPSSANDYTKIGIGDATGYWTINPSKLNDATNNPSLVAGVPLTTGGWTFEESDGSPLILNGDFSNGNWSFFFMLYATEENVDAAIWVRVLKSDNPNPQADGANITVLKDWTSVNSTQPLPTSAKVFSGNVAMPSATFTNEHLYFEFQLQVTENLAGSATQVVFQLGGAEASRPGIKPTTFTDHKQYSLYWDTAFTPEGNYVVKIVTSEVPHETDLTNNEALSGSVTVEELQGVQPLQVIVDVGTIHFRGEIAEFYILTSSSGKRVNASFTAFLLFNRTITQLNLTEIDPLASDPVTTGVYLIRYPIPVDAPPGAYMLVVDASRLILELNFTQQGTGIGGFLISSTFSGWNATLAGIEDNIATIITDVGEIKANLTAINATLSGLLTEVKGDILATINTALGPVITRLDNINVTVTDIKGSTLTINSTLGEAQASLGAIQSSLTIGLAVASVLSAIAAIVAIVILLRVRKLSK
- a CDS encoding ABC transporter permease, producing MGAKNLASHSLMIAWKDLMELFRNRMMLIMLVLMPVLMMTMAGFMFPSSTSISHVSVAIVNEDEGYGNYSSSSATLIAALKTMEGIKDMMTITNASTLDEVRSMIQDGEVEGGLVIASNFTSNLMTGKQGTITIITDQTNPQTSVLLQIALKEVLEQMGTGLAQQNVQGLNQTVVNASNSLAIVKPYNIQTEGAVIGDFSYFDFIAPGLMAMTVMMSVMTGLPAAISHEREVGTLDGMMVAPISRLAVILGKTLAQTARGILQGTIILALAVVLFGVTIHGSILLIFALLLLGVFSFVGLGVVITSFAKDQETAMMVMMALMFPMMLLSGVFFPVQQMPWFMQSISKALPLTYVATALRKVMVLGAGVSMITTELAVLIIFGIAMTTIAVPVFKRAMTR
- a CDS encoding YdeI/OmpD-associated family protein, with the translated sequence MKINEKLYVANRYDWRMWLEKNLDTKKRVWLIFYKKHADRPSIPYDDAVEEALCFGWIDSIIKRIDDETFARKFTPRKDKSKWSKLNKKRVRKMIKEGKMMKAGLTKIREAKKSGEWFKTASPKSELVIPQYIKKALIKNQKALANFNKLANSYRKQYIGWITSAKREETRKRRLAEVLRFLEQNKKLDMK
- a CDS encoding ABC transporter ATP-binding protein; protein product: MIETRNLTKRFNGLTAVDHVSFKVKRGEIFGLLGPNGAGKTTTIRMLATLTRPTEGTATINRYDIVKDDDKVRKLIGLVSEKIIMYDRLTARENLWFFGRLYDTPKEVLNKRIDELLRLVQLSKWKNSQVGTFSSGMRQRMNVIRALINMPEVLLLDEPTLGLDPQSSVEVREFIKKINREDKTTIILTTHMMVEADMLCDRIGIIESGKIVALDTSANLKKLVSGADTTVLELEIANLTTNMISLIQSLKCVNSISQDNTTLLKIHATGDEAFDSIIDAIRTEKGKINSVKNLEPTLEDVFLHITGHEVRDKANRKIPTGRHRHHMPRSRVR